One window of Doryrhamphus excisus isolate RoL2022-K1 chromosome 13, RoL_Dexc_1.0, whole genome shotgun sequence genomic DNA carries:
- the LOC131140330 gene encoding cannabinoid receptor type 1B-like → MKLTLRRLASTTMTALTTGVPYLGSNDAIYNDGSILAKTGFRSDKTASISNSSKEVIYNALAPVLPTNMTNILLANGTSVDSGGVAQCADNFADNMECFMILTPGQQLAIVILALTLGTFTVLENLIVLCVILHSQTLRSRPSYHFIGSLAVADLIGSIIFVYSFLDFHVLHRKDSPGVFLFKLAGVIASFTASVGSLFLTAIDRYISIHRPMAYKRIVTKTKAVVAFSLMWSISIVISLLPLLGWNCKRLNSVCSDIFPLIDEKYLMFWIGVTSIPLLFIIYAYMFILWKSHHHAVRMLRRSSQRSVIIYTAEGTKVQAVRPDQARMDLRLAKTLVLILVALIICWGPLLAIMVYDLFGKVDDFIKTVFAFCSMLCLLNSTVNPVIYAMRSKDLRRAFSNICTLCRGSALPLDNSGESDGYSRSIRSGVSGANVRIKVAQVSISGVTESISTAEPV, encoded by the coding sequence ATGAAGTTGACTTTACGCCGGCTGGCGAGCACCACTATGACCGCTCTGACAACAGGGGTGCCGTACCTCGGCTCCAATGATGCAATCTACAACGACGGTTCCATCCTGGCCAAGACCGGATTCCGCTCTGATAAAACCGCTTCCATTAGTAACTCCAGCAAGGAGGTCATTTACAACGCCCTCGCTCCTGTTCTGCCCACAAACATGACCAACATTCTGCTCGCTAATGGGACCTCAGTGGATAGCGGTGGAGTGGCGCAGTGTGCTGACAACTTTGCGGACAACATGGAGTGTTTTATGATCCTGACTCCGGGTCAACAGCTCGCTATCGTCATCTTGGCCCTCACTTTGGGGACATTCACAGTACTGGAGAACCTGATAGTGCTGTGCGTCATACTGCACTCTCAGACGCTGCGATCACGCCCCTCCTATCACTTCATAGGCAGCCTGGCCGTGGCCGACCTCATCGGGAGCATCATTTTTGTCTACAGCTTCCTGGACTTCCACGTCCTACACAGGAAAGACAGCCCAGGAGTGTTCCTCTTCAAGCTGGCGGGCGTCATCGCCTCTTTTACTGCCTCCGTGGGCAGCCTCTTCCTCACCGCCATCGACCGCTACATCTCCATTCACAGGCCCATGGCGTACAAGCGCATCGTGACCAAAACCAAAGCGGTGGTGGCCTTCAGCCTCATGTGGAGCATCTCCATCGTCATTTCACTGCTGCCTCTGCTGGGCTGGAATTGCAAGCGTCTCAATTCGGTGTGCTCGGACATTTTCCCCCTCATTGACGAGAAGTACTTGATGTTCTGGATCGGGGTGACGAGCATCCCGCTGCTCTTCATCATTTACGCTTACATGTTCATCCTGTGGAAGTCGCACCATCACGCCGTGCGCATGCTGAGACGTAGCTCCCAGAGGAGCGTCATCATCTACACGGCGGAGGGCACCAAGGTTCAGGCGGTGAGGCCCGACCAAGCCCGTATGGACCTCCGCCTGGCCAAGACTTTAGTCCTCATCCTGGTTGCCCTCATCATCTGCTGGGGCCCGCTGCTGGCCATCATGGTGTACGACCTCTTTGGGAAAGTGGACGACTTCATCAAGACGGTGTTTGCCTTCTGCAGCATGCTGTGTCTTCTCAACTCCACAGTCAACCCGGTCATCTACGCCATGAGGAGCAAGGATCTGCGCAGGGCCTTTAGTAACATCTGCACTTTGTGTCGAGGAAGTGCGCTACCTCTGGACAACAGCGGAGAGAGCGACGGGTACAGCAGGAGCATCAGAAGTGGCGTTAGTGGTGCAAACGTGCGAATCAAAGTGGCACAGGTGTCCATTTCTGGAGTGACGGAGTCCATTTCTACTGCAGAGCCAGTGTGA
- the LOC131140595 gene encoding akirin-2-like, producing the protein MACGATLKRSMDFDPLMSPASPKRRRCMPVSPSSSSPRKYLSLEPSPFGESSSRLSAEQILNSIKQEYKRIQKRKHLDAGGYQTADCCCPPESPPQSSMSASSSGGSSPSRKEQPLFTLKQVGMICERLLKEREEKVREEYEETMTSKLAEQYDTFVKFTHDQLMRRFGEQPASYVS; encoded by the exons ATGGCGTGTGGTGCTACCCTGAAGAGGAGCATGGATTTTGATCCGCTCATGAGCCCAGCTTCTCCCAAAAGACGAAGGTGTATGCCCGTTTCACCGTCGTCCTCGTCCCCCAGGAAGTATCTAAGCTTGGAACCCTCGCCATTCGGGGAGTCGTCATCCAGGCTGAGCGCAG AACAAATCCTCAACAGCATCAAGCAGGAGTACAAACGCATACAAAAGAGGAAGCATCTAGATGCTGGAGGCTACCAGACCGCAGACTGCTGCTGCCCTCCAGAATCTCCACCCCAGTCCAGTATGTCAG CTTCGTCCTCTGGAGGCAGTTCTCCATCAAGGAAAGAACAGCCGCTATTTACCCTCAAACAAGTAGGGATGATCTGTGAACGCCTGCTGAAAGAAAGGGAAGAGAAGGTCCGGGAGGAGTACGAAGAGACCATGACTTCCAAACTGGCAG AACAATATGACACCTTTGTGAAGTTCACGCACGACCAGCTAATGCGACGATTCGGCGAACAGCCTGCAAGCT ATGTTTCCTGA
- the orc3 gene encoding origin recognition complex subunit 3, whose translation MSTSSVSKGCFVFKPDAQKKKKSYFGLEDYFTHGCEGSETSELRFRIFHDLWNKIKTHTELLQDELNRQILDSLLDFTRKCSSTRHQSDWASRMRASEIPTAALMLGVNVPDHDMTFQSLSELLQQSVTPHVACVQAKECAALKHLMKRVLERLMDTVVAFDDDDNEEEVVSDQTSPPMHKNVHCSLSSLCEWYSTQTKKSDTPGKKRRSPSIDQSPPIVVIFKDLEAFNHKVLQDFILICSRYIERLPLMFIFGIATSPSTIQHMLPHSVSSLLCIQVFQSLSCTQHLATVIDKLILTPHFPFKLTGKVMQVLISVFLYHDFSVRNFIKGIQLALLEHFHSQPLSVLCCKKKEALHNIMQLSHADLERIRKLPSFTRYVEKQESEEKAELLKNDAQFREVCHKLIKDLHKYHKNYYPTLKCLHALTSSLPRYPLGKQIRELHLICLEKSVWETEDYQSALKLLKMLAKDELITLLQRCAEILQPVKSKKMKTAFVQLEDMLTKLKQLDAASEVAQCEEGSLTSPVKDLQKKTDLFQLQKALLEMNESRRSKKQSPFEILRSEALEFIDNLVKSHLSPPECQTLNEVCYYSSSSSVRRHLNATPRTSIQAALSSPYYYLLNDNLKTEDGNVSNAAPDICLTYKLHLECGRLINLYDWMQAYATVVSAAEGHDPDSDNFGKVDDVKHARFIRAVSELEFLGFIKSTKQKTDHVARLTWGGC comes from the exons ATGTCTACATCTTCGGTATCAAAG ggttgttttgttttcaagcCAGACgcccaaaagaagaagaagagttatTTCGGTTTAG AGGACTACTTTACGCATGGCTGTGAAGGCTCTGAGACCAGTGAACTACGCTTCAGAATCTTCCATGATCTgtggaacaaaataaaaacgCATACAGAG CTTTTGCAGGATGAACTCAACAGGCAAATCCTGGACAGCTTGCTGGACTTCACCAGGAAGTGCTCCTCCACTCGTCACCAAAGTGACTGGGCCTCACGGATGAGGGCCAGCGAGATTCCCACAGCAGCGCTTATGCTTG GTGTGAATGTGCCGGACCATGACATGACCTTCCAGAGCCTGTCTGAGCTGCTGCAGCAGTCTGTCACTCCTCATGTGGCCTGTGTACAGGCCAAAGAGTGTGCAG CATTGAAGCACTTGATGAAGAGGGTCTTGGAGAGGTTGATGGACACTGTGGTGGCTTTTGATGATGACGACAATGAAGAAGAAGTGGTGTCTGACCAGACAAGCCCTCCCATGCACAAGAATGTGCATTGTTCCCTGAGCTCTCTCTGTGAATGGTACAGCACTCAAACAAAG AAATCAGACACTCCTGGGAAAAAGCGCAGGTCTCCGAGCATTGATCAGAGTCCCCCCATTGTGGTTATTTTTAAAGATTTGGAGGCCTTCAACCACAAAGTTCTTCAGGACTTCATACTCATCTGCAG TCGCTACATCGAGCGGCTTCCCCTCATGTTCATCTTTGGCATTGCCACGTCACCTAGCACCATCCAACACATGCTCCCCCACTCTGTGTCGTCGCTGCTGTGCATCCAGGTCTTCCAATCTCTGTCGTGTACTCAGCATTTGGCGACTGTCATAGACAAG ttgatCCTGACACCTCATTTCCCATTTAAGCTGACTGGCAAAGTGATGCAGGTGCTTATCAGCGTCTTCCTGTATCATGACTTCTCAGTGCGGAACTTTATCAAGGGCATTCAG CTGGCCCTGCTGGAGCACTTCCACTCACAGCCTCTCAGTGTGCTGTGCTGCAAAAAGAAGGAAGCTCTGCATAACATCATGCAACTCAGTCATGCCGACCTGGAGAGGATCAGGAAGTTGCCATCATTCACAAG GTATGTTGAGAAGCAGGAATCTGAAGAGAAGGCTGAACTGTTAAAGAATGACGCTCAATTCAGG gaggtttgccacaaGCTGATCAAGGACCTTCACAAGTACCACAAGAATTATTACCCTACGCTGAAGTGTCTCCACGCGTTAACCTCGTCATTGCCTCGCTACCCCCTCGGAAAACAG ATCCGAGAGCTCCATTTAATTTGCCTGGAGAAGAGTGTTTGGGAGACTGAGGATTACCAGTCAGCCTTGAAGCTGCTTAA GATGTTGGCGAAAGACGAGCTGATTACTTTGCTCCAGAGGTGTGCAGAAATCCTGCAACCCGTCAAGTCAAAGAAGATGAAGACCGCCTTTGTGCAGCTGGAAGACATGCTCACCAAATTGAAGCAGTTGGATG CTGCCAGTGAGGTGGCTCAATGTGAGGAAGGAAGTCTCACCTCTCCCGTGAAGGACCTTCAGAAAAAGACTGATCTGTTCCAGCTGCAAAAG GCTCTTCTAGAGATGAATGAGTCCAGAAGATCCAAGAAGCAGAGTCCTTTTGAGATCCTGCGAAGTGAAGCACTGGAGTTTATCGACAACCTCGTAAA GAGTCATCTTTCTCCTCCAGAGTGTCAGACACTGAATGAAGTCTGCTACTACAGCTCCTCGTCCTCTGTCAGACGCCACCTCAACGCGACACCCCGCACCTCCATTCAGGCTGCACTCAGCAGTCCTTACTATTATCTTttg AATGATAATCTAAAAACAGAAGATGGGAACGTCTCCAATGCAGCGCCTGACATCTGTCTCACATACAAGCTGCACCTGGAGTGTGGCCGCCTCATTAACCTCTACGACTGGATGCAA gcCTACGCCACTGTAGTGTCGGCTGCAGAGGGCCACGATCCAGATTCTGACAACTTTGGGAAAGTGGACGACGTTAAACA TGCTCGGTTCATCCGGGCTGTGTCAGAGCTGGAATTTTTGGGCTTCATCAAGTCCACCAAGCAGAAGACAGACCATGTGGCCCGACTCACTTGGGGGGGATGCTGA